The Drosophila sulfurigaster albostrigata strain 15112-1811.04 chromosome 3, ASM2355843v2, whole genome shotgun sequence genomic sequence CACGCGGAGAATACTTTGTGGTGGGCATCGATATCGAGCAGTATGATCCTGCGAAGCCGGAGAAATATCTGAGCGGCATGCTGATGGAGAAAGTGGAACCGCTGGCGGCGCAAGCATTTCGGTCCTATCTCGGCATTGTGCCCACTGCGCCCGTCTCCTTTGCCACATTCGCCAACGAGGTGAGTTGCGCCAAGATGTTGGCCGAGAATCTGGTCCCACTTGATTGATGTGTATTGTGTGCTTTAGGTAAACAAATATATGGAACGAGAACCATTCAATTTCCCCAATCCCTTGGGCGTTTACGGTGGTGCAAAGCAGGTTTGTGTTCGGGGTTTTCTTCCGGCTCGTTTCCCAATCACATTTGAAAACATCTCATGCCCCGTTTTCCTTTGTAGATAAGCGCTGAGGCAGCCTATCTCTACGATGCCGTTCATCTGTATGCGAATGCTCTGGTCTCTGTGCTGCAGGCTGGCGGTAAACCCAAAAATGGCAGCGCCATTGTGGCGGCCATCAAGGGTTCGCGCTATCTCAGCGCCATGGGGTGAGTAACACTCTCCTCTAACCCATTCCTTTGACTCCCAACTAACAGTGCTGTCTCTGGAGCAGTTACCATGTGTACATCGATGAGAATGGCGACGCTGCTGGGAACTATACAGTATTAGTGCGTGGCACAGTGCGCAATAATCGCAATCAGACGGTCGTGGGTCTAATGCCAGCGGGCACCTTTAGTCACaggggcagcagcagtagcagcaacagctccaatagcagcagcagcaacgatgcACTGTCCGTAAGTAATCCCCCAATATATTGCTTTCTATCGCTTAAAAACAAACTCTTGCATCCTAATGCTTGctcaaaataacaaaacaaaacctcTAGCAGCAGGTAAGCGCATTGGGACTTTTCCGTTGATCTGTTCACCTTACTTATGCATAATCCTTTCTCTGTTTCTCGCCAGGATCTGAAATTGTATCACCACATTGACTGGGTGGGCGGTGTGCGTCCTGCGGCCGCGCCACGCTGTGGTTTTGGTGGCGAGAACTGCGTTAGTAAGTCAACTagcatttagtttttaatatctaccattaactaaatattatactttGTTTGTAGATTATACTGGCGAAATCTCGGCGGGCATTGCTGGTGGTGCTTTGCTTCTACTTGGACTTGTTTCGCTGGTGCTTTATCGCAACTGGCGCTATGAGCAAGAACTGGACAGTCTGCTCTGGAAGATTGACTTTCGGGAGGTGCAAGTGCATGAAAATGAACGCGAGCAACAGAGTCTCAAGCAAACACGAGTAAGctctaaatttataaatttgaaaacttcTTCCTTGCTAGGAAGTGGTAAGAAAGTAAATTGGGGGAACAAAGAATAgaaccaaaaattaaaaagaagttGTTTCCCATTTCTATCGTAGCGATTTTcataaacaaaaccaaacagaACCCAATCATTGATCCTAGTCCTTTAGATAGCTGTCtctttaaagtttatatacTGCATCTAACAGCTGGGACAAGTCTTCGTCTAAGCAAGTTTCCTGCATTCTTTGTCATGTCTGACAGCATTCGTTAAATCAATTGCCGCGTCGTCTTCCTTCGCAGTCCACCCATCCACTAATACGTACCAGCCAGGTCAGTCTCAGCTCCAATCCGGATGCGGACTTTCGCTATACAACCATCTTTACCCCCATTGGACTCTATAAAGGACAACTTTATGCCATTAAAAAGGTGCGCAAGAAGAGCGTCGACATCACACGCGAAATGAAGAAAGAATTGAAGCTGGTAAGCAAATCAAAGGCAGTAAACTTCTAAAAGTCTTAACATAAATCCCCCCTTCGATTCTCCACACCAGCTGAGGGACGCTCGGCATGACAACGTATGTGCATTTATTGGAGCCTGCACTGAGCCACCAAACATCTGCATCATCAGCGAATATTGCACGCGTGGCAGCCTTAAGGTCAGTAGTGGCTTTTGATTGGGTCGCAAAAATCCATCCCTTATTGCTTTTGTGCTTTTGCAGGACATATTGGAGAACGAGGACGTCAAGCTGGACAACATGTTCATTGCCTCCATGGTGGCGGACATTATACGCGTGAGTGCTGCTGTGTAACATTATACTAATGGCATCCCCATTCCCCCCTCTTTCTCTGCAACCCCATTCCGCTTCCTTTTCCGTTTACTGTTTGTGAGAGCTTTCTTCTCCTTCCGCAGGGCGTCATCTACTTGCACGAATCGCCCATCCGCTTCCATGGCTCGCTGTGCACATCGAATTGCCTGGTCGACTCACGTTGGGTGGTCAAGCTGACGGACTTTGGTTTGTTTGCCTTCAAGCAGGGCATCGAGGACAACTCCACGGACATGCAGCACATGTCTGCCAAATGTCTGAGTACGTTAAACTAGTACTTCCAATTAAATCGATGTTATATTCTACTATTTTTTCTTCACAGAGTTGCTCTATCGTGCACCAGAGCTGCTGCGTCAGGGCCCATCCTCACTGGTGATGGGCACACAGCGGGGCGATGCCTATTCCTTTGCCATAATCCTCTACGAGATGCACGTGCGACGCGGTCCCTTCGGCGAGACGGGTCTGACGCCCATGCAGTGCCTGCAAAAGGTCATGCAGCCACAGGATCAAGTGCATCCCTATCGTCCCTCATTGCAGCCCCTGGAGACGGCCTTCGATTGCGTCAGCGAGTGCTTGCGGGAATGCTGGGCTGAACGGCCGGAAGATAGACCCGAGTTCAAGACAATTCGAACAAAGCTGCGGCCATTGAGGAAGGGCATGCGTCCGAATATCTTTGACAATATGATGGCCATGATGGAGAAGTATGCCAACAATTTGGAGGCACTGGTCGATGATCGCACCGATCAGTTGCAGGAGGAAAAGAAGAAGACTGATGCGCTGCTGCATGAGATGCTGCCGCGCTGTGTGGCCGATCAGCTGAAGAAGGGACACAAAGTGGATCCCGAACACTACGAACAGGTCACCATCTATTTTAGTGATATTGTCGGCTTTACGGCCATGTCCGCCGAGAGTTCGCCCCTGCAAGTGGTCGACTTTCTCAATGATCTCTACACCTGCTTCGATTCCATCATTGGCCACTATGATGTATACAAAGTGAGTGTAGTTTTTGGTAGCAATCTTATTTAGACATGCATATTAATTGGGTTTCACTTGCAGGTGGAAACCATTGGCGATGCCTATATGGTTGTTTCTGGTCTGCCGCTGCG encodes the following:
- the LOC133845278 gene encoding speract receptor isoform X1 is translated as MSTSLSTASAVLHAQQQRFSPNGLLLPLFVLSLQQLLLATCHAEVFTLGYLTGSQRRPGNLDYQRPGITISGAISLAVDQVNAGKLRSMGHSLRFVVAETYGDEVASIRQTAALWTQQVAAYIGPQETCVHEGRMAAAFNLPMISYYCTHRDPSNKLDFPTFARTRPPDTQISKSVVALLLAFNWTQVSFLYLDDASSQYQPVAETILSTLSAAGVLVRDIRTWNTIYYHGFMANPFDALVEQTHANTRIYLVLGHYYEHVGLMVSLQQRGLLARGEYFVVGIDIEQYDPAKPEKYLSGMLMEKVEPLAAQAFRSYLGIVPTAPVSFATFANEVNKYMEREPFNFPNPLGVYGGAKQISAEAAYLYDAVHLYANALVSVLQAGGKPKNGSAIVAAIKGSRYLSAMGYHVYIDENGDAAGNYTVLVRGTVRNNRNQTVVGLMPAGTFSHRGSSSSSNSSNSSSSNDALSDLKLYHHIDWVGGVRPAAAPRCGFGGENCVNYTGEISAGIAGGALLLLGLVSLVLYRNWRYEQELDSLLWKIDFREVQVHENEREQQSLKQTRHSLNQLPRRLPSQSTHPLIRTSQVSLSSNPDADFRYTTIFTPIGLYKGQLYAIKKVRKKSVDITREMKKELKLLRDARHDNVCAFIGACTEPPNICIISEYCTRGSLKDILENEDVKLDNMFIASMVADIIRGVIYLHESPIRFHGSLCTSNCLVDSRWVVKLTDFGLFAFKQGIEDNSTDMQHMSAKCLKLLYRAPELLRQGPSSLVMGTQRGDAYSFAIILYEMHVRRGPFGETGLTPMQCLQKVMQPQDQVHPYRPSLQPLETAFDCVSECLRECWAERPEDRPEFKTIRTKLRPLRKGMRPNIFDNMMAMMEKYANNLEALVDDRTDQLQEEKKKTDALLHEMLPRCVADQLKKGHKVDPEHYEQVTIYFSDIVGFTAMSAESSPLQVVDFLNDLYTCFDSIIGHYDVYKVETIGDAYMVVSGLPLRNGDLHAAEIATMSLHLLCAVSEFKIRHRPTNRLLLRIGIHSGPVCAGVVGLKMPRYCLFGDTVNTASRMESSGVPLKIHCSWQCRQLLERLGGYHCQERGVISMKGKGEQRTYWLMGEDEEARVRRTYERSQRRGSRALNKFIQGTIKQAQEQTNDCGIRSSLKQKNLPRNSLTRSSSLESPKKLRFAAGNMLEHHRYHSDEALLEVDSYTGLRRSSGGSTHSRYEESTLSCQSIEHLDTLQPKRRPSSYPTADTPLLLNHVEV
- the LOC133845278 gene encoding speract receptor isoform X2, which encodes MSTSLSTASAVLHAQQQRFSPNGLLLPLFVLSLQQLLLATCHAEVFTLGYLTGSQRRPGNLDYQRPGITISGAISLAVDQVNAGKLRSMGHSLRFVVAETYGDEVASIRQTAALWTQQVAAYIGPQETCVHEGRMAAAFNLPMISYYCTHRDPSNKLDFPTFARTRPPDTQISKSVVALLLAFNWTQVSFLYLDDASSQYQPVAETILSTLSAAGVLVRDIRTWNTIYYHGFMANPFDALVEQTHANTRIYLVLGHYYEHVGLMVSLQQRGLLARGEYFVVGIDIEQYDPAKPEKYLSGMLMEKVEPLAAQAFRSYLGIVPTAPVSFATFANEVNKYMEREPFNFPNPLGVYGGAKQISAEAAYLYDAVHLYANALVSVLQAGGKPKNGSAIVAAIKGSRYLSAMGYHVYIDENGDAAGNYTVLVRGTVRNNRNQTVVGLMPAGTFSHRGSSSSSNSSNSSSSNDALSDLKLYHHIDWVGGVRPAAAPRCGFGGENCVNYTGEISAGIAGGALLLLGLVSLVLYRNWRYEQELDSLLWKIDFREVQVHENEREQQSLKQTRSTHPLIRTSQVSLSSNPDADFRYTTIFTPIGLYKGQLYAIKKVRKKSVDITREMKKELKLLRDARHDNVCAFIGACTEPPNICIISEYCTRGSLKDILENEDVKLDNMFIASMVADIIRGVIYLHESPIRFHGSLCTSNCLVDSRWVVKLTDFGLFAFKQGIEDNSTDMQHMSAKCLKLLYRAPELLRQGPSSLVMGTQRGDAYSFAIILYEMHVRRGPFGETGLTPMQCLQKVMQPQDQVHPYRPSLQPLETAFDCVSECLRECWAERPEDRPEFKTIRTKLRPLRKGMRPNIFDNMMAMMEKYANNLEALVDDRTDQLQEEKKKTDALLHEMLPRCVADQLKKGHKVDPEHYEQVTIYFSDIVGFTAMSAESSPLQVVDFLNDLYTCFDSIIGHYDVYKVETIGDAYMVVSGLPLRNGDLHAAEIATMSLHLLCAVSEFKIRHRPTNRLLLRIGIHSGPVCAGVVGLKMPRYCLFGDTVNTASRMESSGVPLKIHCSWQCRQLLERLGGYHCQERGVISMKGKGEQRTYWLMGEDEEARVRRTYERSQRRGSRALNKFIQGTIKQAQEQTNDCGIRSSLKQKNLPRNSLTRSSSLESPKKLRFAAGNMLEHHRYHSDEALLEVDSYTGLRRSSGGSTHSRYEESTLSCQSIEHLDTLQPKRRPSSYPTADTPLLLNHVEV